In Bacteroidales bacterium, a genomic segment contains:
- the lpxA gene encoding acyl-ACP--UDP-N-acetylglucosamine O-acyltransferase has protein sequence MKQPLAYVHPQAKIADNVVIEPFVTIDKNVIIGEGTQIGSNATILEGARIGKNCKIFPGSVISAVPQDLKFDGEDSTVEIGDNTIVREFVTINRGTKTRGKTTIGENCLLMAYVHVAHDSEIKNNVILVNSVQIAGEVTIDDYAIIGGLTALHQFVHIGSHVMISGGCLVRKDVPPFIKGAREPLSFVGINSIGLRRRNFTSQKINEIQEIYRILYMKGYNNLQALDFIEAEMPATKERDEIILFIRNSKRGIMKGYFPE, from the coding sequence ATGAAACAACCATTAGCTTACGTTCATCCTCAAGCAAAAATTGCTGACAATGTTGTTATTGAACCATTTGTTACAATTGATAAAAATGTTATAATAGGAGAAGGTACCCAAATTGGTTCTAATGCAACAATTTTAGAGGGAGCCAGAATCGGGAAAAATTGTAAAATTTTCCCGGGATCTGTTATATCGGCTGTTCCTCAAGATTTAAAATTTGATGGAGAAGACTCTACTGTTGAAATAGGGGATAATACTATTGTTAGAGAATTTGTTACTATTAACAGAGGCACAAAAACTCGTGGCAAAACAACAATTGGTGAAAATTGTCTTTTAATGGCTTATGTTCATGTTGCTCATGATAGCGAGATTAAAAATAATGTTATTTTAGTAAATAGTGTTCAGATTGCAGGAGAAGTAACAATTGACGATTATGCAATAATTGGAGGATTGACAGCACTTCATCAATTTGTTCATATAGGATCTCATGTGATGATATCAGGAGGATGCTTGGTAAGAAAAGATGTTCCTCCGTTTATTAAAGGAGCAAGAGAACCTTTATCTTTTGTTGGAATAAATTCAATAGGACTAAGAAGAAGAAATTTTACAAGCCAAAAAATAAACGAAATTCAGGAAATATACAGAATACTTTATATGAAAGGATATAATAATTTACAGGCATTAGATTTTATTGAAGCAGAAATGCCTGCAACAAAAGAAAGAGACGAAATAATTTTATTTATACGAAATTCAAAGCGTGGAATAATGAAAGGATATTTTCCTGAATAA